From the Erythrolamprus reginae isolate rEryReg1 chromosome Z, rEryReg1.hap1, whole genome shotgun sequence genome, one window contains:
- the LOC139153981 gene encoding olfactory receptor 5V1-like — protein MVVQNETELIEFIILGFRNLQEIHLLLFTGFFIIYLFTVLWNTFIVLMILMDQKLRNPMYFFLGNLSFLDVCYTSTTIPQMLAHLLSEKNSISYMGCAFQAYFFFSFVGIECLLLAVMAFDRYVAICNPLRYTLIISKEICFQLATACWAGGLLNSVVHTTFAFQLPFCGNNHLDAFYCDIAPLLRLSCGDTSLNQVLLLSIGFFIAWTPLACILLSYGYIISTILSMHSSEGRQKAFSTCSSHITVVLLYYGSALFTYSKSNDNNSSNQAKLIPVIYSILTPLLNPIIYTLRNKDVMSAWRNAIKNDERFF, from the coding sequence ATGGTGGTACAAAATGAAACTGAACTGATTGAGTTTATTATACTTGGCTTTAGAAATCTGCAAGAGATCCATCTTTTGCTCTTCACTGGGTTCTTCATCATTTATCTCTTCACTGTGCTATGGAATACCTTCATAGTCCTAATGATATTAATGGATCAGAAACTCAGAAACCCCATGTATTTCTTTCTTGGGAACCTCTCCTTCCTGGACGTTTGCTATACCAGCACCACTATTCCCCAGATGTTGGCTCATTTACTCTCAGAGAAAAATAGCATTTCCTATATGGGCTGTGCATTTCaggcatatttctttttttcttttgtgggcATTGAGTGCCTCCTGCTTGCAGTGATGGCCTTTGACCGCTATGTTGCCATTTGCAATCCTCTACGCTACACTTTGATTATTAGCAAAGAAATTTGTTTCCAACTGGCTACTGCTTGCTGGGCTGGTGGCTTACTCAACTCAGTGGTACATACCACCTTTGCCTTCCAGTTACCCTTTTGTGGCAACAATCACCTGGATGCTTTCTACTGTGATATTGCTCCATTGCTGAGATTATCATGTGGAGACACTTCTCTCAATCAAGTTCTTTTGCTCTCCATTGGTTTTTTTATAGCTTGGACTCCTTTGGCATGCATCCTTCTGTCATATGGTTATATCATTTCAACCATCTTAAGTATGCACTCTTCAGAAGGCAGGCAAAAAGCCTTTTCTACCTGCTCCTCCCATATCACAGTGGTCCTTTTATACTATGGAAGTGCCCTTTTTACATACTCAAAGTCAAATGACAATAATTCTTCAAATCAAGCTAAACTCATTCCAGTAATATATAGTATTTTAACCCCACTTTTGAACCCTATAATATATACCTTACGCAATAAAGATGTAATGAGTGCTTGgagaaatgcaattaaaaatgatgaaagatttttttaa
- the LOC139153982 gene encoding olfactory receptor 5V1-like, with translation MEIQNQTDLTEFIILGFRHLQEFRLLLFTGFFIIYLFTVVWNTFIILVTLMNQKLQTPMYFFLGNLSFLDVCYTSTTIPQMLAHLLSEKNIISYMGCVIQTYFFFSFVGIECLLLAVMAFDRYVAICNPLRYTLIISKEICLQLAAACWAGGLVNSGIHTTFAFQLPFCGNNHLDAFYCDIAPLLRLSCGDTSLNHILLLSIGIFIAWTPVACIFLSYGYIISTILSMNSSEGRQKAFSTCSSHLTVVLLYYGSAFLTYLSSDSSYSSNQANFISVIYSILTPLLNPIIYTLRNKDVKDAWRSTIKEVIKRKVYSYTYFVIVTTVMTATAIAL, from the exons ATGGAAATACAAAATCAAACTGACCTGACTGAGTTCATCATACTTGGCTTTAGACATTTGCAAGAATTCCGTCTATTGCTCTTTACTGGGTTTTTCATCATTTATCTCTTCACTGTGGTATGGAATACCTTCATTATCCTAGTGACATTGATGAACCAGAAACTCCAAACCCCCATGTATTTCTTCCTTGGGAACCTATCCTTTCTGGATGTTTGCTATACAAGCACCACTATCCCCCAGATGTTGGCTCATTTACTCTCAGAGAAAAACATAATTTCCTATATGGGCTGTGTAATTCagacatatttctttttttcttttgtgggcATTGAGTGCCTCCTGCTTGCAGTGATGGCCTTTGACCGCTATGTTGCTATCTGTAATCCTCTACGCTACACATTGATTATTAGCAAAGAAATTTGTCTCCAACTGGCTGCAGCCTGCTGGGCTGGTGGCTTAGTCAACTCAGGGATACATACCACATTTGCCTTCCAGTTACCATTTTGTGGCAATAATCACCTGGATGCCTTCTATTGTGACATTGCTCCACTGCTAAGATTATCATGTGGAGATACATCTCTTAACCATATTCTCTTGCTCTCCATTGGGATTTTTATTGCTTGGACCCCTGTAGCATGCATCTTTCTGTCATATGGTTATATCATTTCAACTATCTTAAGTATGAATTCCTCAGAAGGAAGACAAAAAGCCTTCTCCACCTGTTCTTCCCATCTCACAGTGGTCCTTCTATACTATGGAAGTGCTTTTCTCACTTACCTGAGTTCAGATTCTAGTTACTCTTCAAATCAGGCTAATTTTATTTCAGTAATATATAGTATTTTAACTCCACTTTTAAATCCTATCATATATACATTACGCAATAAAGATGTAAAAGATGCCTGGAGAAGTACAATTAAAGAA GTTATAAAAAGGAAGGTTTATTCCTATACTTATTTTGTAATTGTAACTACAGTAAtgacagcaacagcaatagctcTATGA